In Chryseobacterium gotjawalense, the following are encoded in one genomic region:
- the gcvT gene encoding glycine cleavage system aminomethyltransferase GcvT, protein MKRTPLFDKHVSLGAKMVPFAGFEMPVQYTGITQEHFAVREKVGVFDVSHMGQFFVEGPKAKDLLQYVGTNNVDTLENGKAQYTCLPNGNGGIVDDLIVYKMADEKYFVVVNASNIDKDWAHISKYNEQFGAKLTNASDEMSLLAIQGPKATETLQKLTDVNLSEIAYYHFTVGTVAGVPDVIISNTGYTGSGGFEIYFNNEDAVKLWDAIIEAGEEFGILPCGLAARDTLRLEKGFCLYGNDIDDTTSPLEAGLGWITKFDKDFVDKERFAKQKEEGVTRKLVGFEMQERAIPRHGYLVVDAEGNEIGKVTSGTMSPMKGIGIGLAYVATAHNKVGSDIYIQIRNKNVPAKVVKTPFV, encoded by the coding sequence ATGAAAAGAACTCCTTTATTTGATAAACATGTGTCGCTGGGTGCGAAAATGGTCCCTTTTGCTGGTTTTGAAATGCCTGTGCAATATACCGGCATCACGCAGGAACATTTTGCGGTTCGTGAAAAAGTGGGCGTTTTTGATGTCTCACACATGGGTCAGTTTTTTGTAGAAGGTCCTAAAGCAAAGGATCTGTTGCAATATGTAGGCACCAATAATGTAGATACGCTGGAAAACGGGAAAGCGCAATACACGTGTTTACCCAATGGAAACGGCGGAATTGTGGACGATTTGATTGTGTACAAAATGGCTGATGAAAAATATTTCGTGGTCGTAAATGCCTCGAATATCGATAAAGACTGGGCACATATTTCGAAATACAATGAGCAGTTTGGTGCGAAATTAACCAATGCTTCTGATGAAATGTCGTTGTTGGCAATTCAAGGTCCAAAAGCCACGGAAACTTTGCAGAAATTAACCGACGTGAACCTTTCAGAAATAGCTTATTATCACTTTACGGTGGGAACGGTGGCGGGAGTCCCCGACGTGATTATTTCGAATACCGGTTATACGGGCAGCGGCGGTTTTGAAATTTATTTTAACAATGAAGATGCCGTAAAACTGTGGGACGCCATCATCGAAGCAGGTGAAGAATTTGGAATCCTTCCGTGTGGATTGGCTGCCAGAGACACTTTACGTTTGGAAAAAGGATTCTGTTTATACGGAAATGATATCGATGACACGACTTCTCCGCTCGAAGCCGGATTGGGTTGGATTACGAAATTCGATAAAGATTTTGTAGATAAAGAACGTTTTGCAAAGCAAAAAGAAGAAGGGGTTACCAGAAAATTAGTCGGTTTTGAAATGCAGGAAAGAGCTATTCCAAGACACGGTTATCTGGTGGTTGATGCAGAAGGAAATGAGATCGGGAAAGTAACTTCGGGAACGATGAGTCCGATGAAAGGAATCGGAATCGGTTTGGCTTACGTGGCAACCGCTCACAACAAAGTAGGTTCGGATATTTATATTCAGATCAGAAATAAGAATGTTCCGGCAAAAGTGGTGAAAACACCTTTTGTGTAA
- the idi gene encoding isopentenyl-diphosphate Delta-isomerase, translated as MEEQVVLISENDEVLGLMDKMQAHENGILHRAFSVFLFNDQGEVLLQKRAAEKYHSPNQWTNAVCSHPRVNETYLEAAQRRLKEELGIEGMELTPKFHFIYKADVGGNLWEHELDHVFTGTYHGEFTLNAEEVSEVRFITMEALDQEIQSNPENFTEWFKIILGEYKDRL; from the coding sequence ATGGAAGAACAAGTAGTTTTAATCTCAGAAAATGATGAAGTTCTGGGATTAATGGATAAAATGCAGGCCCACGAAAACGGAATTTTACACCGTGCTTTTTCGGTTTTTTTGTTTAATGATCAGGGCGAAGTGCTTTTGCAAAAAAGAGCCGCTGAAAAATACCACTCTCCCAATCAATGGACGAATGCTGTCTGCTCGCACCCAAGGGTTAATGAAACCTATCTGGAAGCAGCACAACGCAGATTAAAAGAAGAACTGGGAATTGAAGGAATGGAATTGACTCCAAAATTTCATTTCATCTATAAAGCAGATGTGGGCGGAAATCTCTGGGAACACGAACTCGACCATGTTTTTACCGGAACTTATCATGGTGAATTTACTTTGAACGCAGAAGAAGTTTCTGAAGTTCGATTTATCACGATGGAAGCACTCGATCAGGAAATACAGTCGAATCCGGAAAATTTCACCGAATGGTTTAAGATTATTCTGGGAGAATATAAGGATCGGTTGTAG